One window of Pieris napi chromosome 14, ilPieNapi1.2, whole genome shotgun sequence genomic DNA carries:
- the LOC125056198 gene encoding NADH dehydrogenase [ubiquinone] 1 beta subcomplex subunit 7-like → MGQMLGSYNARNVDLYMDDKPTFNHQDGFAVERKQREMVVPEDHLVSAKIPPKYRDYCSDHLLEYQVCRYNKWPMLYKCAHEKHNYLNCEHQDYVLRMKEFERERRLRIRENRLVGVA, encoded by the exons ATGGGGCAAATGCTGGGATCGTACAATGCCCGAAATGTAGATCTTTATATGGATGATAAACCCACTTTCAATCATCAAGATGGGTTTGCAGTTGAAAGAAAACAACGAG AAATGGTTGTCCCAGAAGATCACCTAGTATCTGCAAAAATTCCGCCGAAATATCGTGACTACTGTTCAGATCATTTATTGGAATACCAAGTGTGTCGCTATAACAAATGGCCAATGTTGTACAAATGTGCCCATGAGAAACATAACTATTTAAACTGTGAACACCAAGA ttacgTTCTACGTATGAAAGAGTTTGAACGCGAACGACGCTTACGCATCAGAGAGAATCGTCTTGTAGGAGTTGCTTAA
- the LOC125056197 gene encoding serine/threonine-protein kinase Nek8-like isoform X2 codes for MQAHHKDCANEVNILATMNHPNIIKFYNCHYTDSHVLICMEYATSGNLAEFMYQKCPRLIKQEEILFYYCQVLLGVNYIHGLDIIHRDLKAENILLSGKNGVLVKIGDFGISKMLASAKKTSTVIGTPYYLAPELCEGKPYDTKSDIWALGCLLYEMCTHKRAFDAESLMGLVKVITSGSVTPIDLSVYERGVQDLIDAMLSVLPDKRPTIKEILSKKVLLSMIYTVYLDAGDDKLLNTKIKEFV; via the exons ATGCAGGCTCATCACAAG GATTGCGCTAATGAAGTTAACATTTTAGCAACCATGAATCATccgaatattataaaattctatAACTGCCATTACACCGATAGTCATGTATTAATATGTATGGAATATGCTACAAGTGGTAATTTAGCGGAATTTATGTACCAGAAATGTCCGAGGCTTATAAAGCAAGAG GAAATACTATTTTACTATTGCCAAGTTCTATTAGGAGTTAATTACATACATGGATTGGATATAATTCATAGAGATTTGAAGGCAGAAAACATTCTGCTTAGTGGAAAGAACGGAGTTCTGGTAAAGATTGGAGATTTTGGTATATCCAAAATGTTAGCAAG TGCTAAGAAAACCTCTACAGTTATTGGAACACCTTATTACTTGGCACCAGAGCTGTGTGAGGGCAAACCATACGACACAAAAAGTGACATTTGGGCTCTCGGGTGCCTCCTCTATGAAATGTGTACACATAAGAGAGCATTTGATGCTGAG tctCTGATGGGCCTCGTAAAAGTAATAACCAGCGGAAGTGTCACTCCTATTGACTTGTCTGTCTACGAGAGAGGGGTTCAAGATTTAATTGACGCCATGTTGTCAGTGTTGCCAGACAAAAGGCCCACAATTAAGGAAATATTGTCTAAAAAAGTATTACTTTCTATGATTTATACTGTTTATTTAGATGCAGGCGATGATAAACTTTTGAATACTAAAATCAAAGAATTTgtgtaa
- the LOC125056197 gene encoding serine/threonine-protein kinase Nek8-like isoform X1 encodes MDINKRFKRFNLKVLKTIGQGTFGSVFLCERRKDKSLTIVKDIELNVKMQAHHKDCANEVNILATMNHPNIIKFYNCHYTDSHVLICMEYATSGNLAEFMYQKCPRLIKQEEILFYYCQVLLGVNYIHGLDIIHRDLKAENILLSGKNGVLVKIGDFGISKMLASAKKTSTVIGTPYYLAPELCEGKPYDTKSDIWALGCLLYEMCTHKRAFDAESLMGLVKVITSGSVTPIDLSVYERGVQDLIDAMLSVLPDKRPTIKEILSKKVLLSMIYTVYLDAGDDKLLNTKIKEFV; translated from the exons ATGGATATCAATAAACGTTTCAAAAgattcaatttaaaagtattaaaaactattgGCCAGGGAACTTTTGG aagtGTGTTTCTATGTGAACGTCGAAAGGACAAATCGTTGACCATCGTGAAAGATATTGAACTGAATGTTAAGATGCAGGCTCATCACAAG GATTGCGCTAATGAAGTTAACATTTTAGCAACCATGAATCATccgaatattataaaattctatAACTGCCATTACACCGATAGTCATGTATTAATATGTATGGAATATGCTACAAGTGGTAATTTAGCGGAATTTATGTACCAGAAATGTCCGAGGCTTATAAAGCAAGAG GAAATACTATTTTACTATTGCCAAGTTCTATTAGGAGTTAATTACATACATGGATTGGATATAATTCATAGAGATTTGAAGGCAGAAAACATTCTGCTTAGTGGAAAGAACGGAGTTCTGGTAAAGATTGGAGATTTTGGTATATCCAAAATGTTAGCAAG TGCTAAGAAAACCTCTACAGTTATTGGAACACCTTATTACTTGGCACCAGAGCTGTGTGAGGGCAAACCATACGACACAAAAAGTGACATTTGGGCTCTCGGGTGCCTCCTCTATGAAATGTGTACACATAAGAGAGCATTTGATGCTGAG tctCTGATGGGCCTCGTAAAAGTAATAACCAGCGGAAGTGTCACTCCTATTGACTTGTCTGTCTACGAGAGAGGGGTTCAAGATTTAATTGACGCCATGTTGTCAGTGTTGCCAGACAAAAGGCCCACAATTAAGGAAATATTGTCTAAAAAAGTATTACTTTCTATGATTTATACTGTTTATTTAGATGCAGGCGATGATAAACTTTTGAATACTAAAATCAAAGAATTTgtgtaa